Below is a genomic region from Periplaneta americana isolate PAMFEO1 chromosome 7, P.americana_PAMFEO1_priV1, whole genome shotgun sequence.
ttgtggacctagaaaaggcttttaacagaatggattggaataaactaatgagaatcctaaagaaaattggcgtggattggaaagagaggagactgttcagtaatctttatatgaaacaacgagtgaaagtcagaataggagaagaaatgtcagaaggaagtaaaatagggagaggagtacgataaggatgtcctttatcacttaccctgttcaacatctacttggagaatttgtttttagaacatgggaggagtgatagtaggaggaagaagaataaattgcataagatttgctgatgatatagcgttgttagcagaagaggaaatggtactaaaggatatgctactggagctaaataacagctgtgagcagtatgggatgaagataaatgcaaataagacgaagagcatggtcgtagggagaaaaatacagaagataaacttgcgaattctaaatgaggcagtagagcaagtggacagcttcaaatacttggggtgtactataagcagtaacatgagctgctgccaggaagtcaaaaggtgaatagcaatggccaaggaagcttttaatagaaaaaggagcatcttctgcggacctctggaaaaagaactaaggaagagactagtgaagtgctttgtgtggagtgtgacattgtatggggcagaaacatggatattacgacgaagtgaagagaagcgaatagaagcatttgaaatgtggatatagagaagaatggaatgtgtgaagtggacagacagaataagaaatgaaactgtgttggaaagagtgggtgaagaaagaatgattctgaaactgatcaggaagaggaaaaggaactggttgggttactgccttctgaaagatccactggaaggaatggtgaacgggagataagttcagggcagaagaagatatcagatgatagacaacattaagatatatggatcatatgaggagacaaaggagaaagcggaaaataggaaagattgaagaaagctggatttgtagtgaaagacctgctcttgggcagaacactaaattaatgaatgaatgagtctaATAGGTCTACATGCAGAGATAAAATCCAATATTCTGACTTTGAAATTGATGTAGGTCTCATTCATTTGCAGAATTTTGTTAACCCTGATGAAttatatgaagatttttatgaatAAAAAGAACAATTGGCTAGATAATTAAATGGAGAAGGAAATCAGTGTTGTTGAAAAGTAGGTTTACCTTCTTTCTGAAGtgaatataacaaataatgcgGAAGTTTTCCCGTTCAGAATATCAGGCTTTAGTGCCTATGTTTTAGTTTTTCTATTTAGTGAAGTTTAAGTGGTCAAAAAATAAGTGTTCTGTGGACTTGATAAAGGCTGAACTATTACATTTCTCAACTTCAAACCAGTCATTCAGAGAATTTATCTtggagaataaaaataatacaaaattacttaAGGCTGATCATCTGTTAAATATGAGTGCTGTCAGTAGTGCGTCATGTTTTTCTAGCTATGAATGGTGTAATTACACTTACACTGCAAATATATGTAAGCTTAATGTACATGTTCTGTAAATATATAGTTGACTCCCGATAATTCACAGTAATTAATGCACAAACTTCTGTGAAATATCGAGAGTAGCGATTTTTTTTcgcaaattttttttattacaatgtgTTTGGCCATATGTCCGCAATGATTGACCAGCCGCACTTCTGCCACTGAGATGGCAAGTGCACTTGTGCAACTTAACTCGTTAGAACTTAGGTATACATAACACATCATCATTTGGTACTCACTCTGCTCACAGAAGATACTGTTTGTGATGTCCATTTTCTTGTACGGATATTTCACACCTTCTTATGAAAATgtcattcacacacacacacacacacacactctagttcttcattatttactttttgtaACACCCAGTTACAAAAATTAACTCTGGGATTGTAACTTTGGGACTGTAATTCATGACAAGATGGAATTCTATAGGgttttagtttcaataattttgttgccaCTCCCCCAGAAATCCCTGTTTGATGTGCTAAACATCTCAGAGACTTGCGTGGGCCACGCTCTAATGCTGCACCAatttcatccagtttttcctCCGTAAGAACACAGCATTTTTATCATCTTTTTCTGTCATTAGAGAACGTGTTTCATGAATATATTAAATAGtcttaatattgttattttagaGGGTACTGGCCTGTCGGGAAATTTAAGTCTGAATTTTCGCCTCGTTGAAGCACACGATTTTCTATTCTTTAAGTGCATGTTGTATATGTAAATATGTTCCCTTAATGAATATCTGTTTACCACAATAAAATGGTCTGCTCTCCATCTCAGCTAAATGAATACTGCCAGAGATCAAGTTACAGATAAACTGTTTTACTTATAGATGTCGTAGTGTTGATATGAATTGGAATGTCTTGACTAGCTGTGCCAGCATACATGTCGTCTTAGCAGAAGAAGTGAGTCTCCCACCGGGCACGTGGCCGGTCAGTCATCACGGACATATGGCCCAGACGCACTGTATTATATGAAGTCTAGTAAAAGTTACTCTGACaggttcatttattaaaatacactTAAAAATCAAGTGCAAAATGTGAATCAgagcaaaacattttgaaacattataataggagagaatttttctccgttccactactctttcatcgtatgatgacgcagaatatctgcatggaaatatcatatgtacttcagtacattaaaataatatatatgatatgcgtaaatcactttgtgatttaagacggcgcataTTCCATCAGATCCCGGCCAATCAATCACTCAtatgagtgcacctccgcacatatgtggacattgtcctacgttcatagatatctctgacgtagtgcagagggcaggtcactaaagggaacccaagaggtggaacttaaactgagaggattcgatctgacACCAGGATgggaatcctgtgtggcttagtggataaagcatcagcacgtagagctgaaaacctgggttcagatcccggtgccggagagaattttctccgttccactactctttcatcatacgatgatgcagaatatctgcatgtaaattgctgttgttgttttctaatgccaggcatttgacaataaagtcatttgacctcttgcactccaatatttttcaaagatattgtcatggttagccactgaagcacagattttgagatgttctgaatccatttcttgatttgagttgcacaatggacagttaggagactgatatattccaattctatgcagatgcttggccaaacagtcatggcctgttgccaatctaaatgcagctacagacgatttgcatggtaaatcgggaatcaactgtggattatgatgcagagagttccatttttctcttgagattgtgttatcaaattttgtttgttgaagtctaagtatgtagagagtaatacgtagatttagtaacaggtctgtaagtagcagtgctgcccttctttgctaaagcatccgcattctcgtttcccaggattccacaatgggatggtatccattggaatacaattcttttattgagtgttattagttgagagagcattttatttatttctgctatttgagatgaaggtgtgtgtctagagactattgatagaatagctgctttggagtctgacaatataactgcatttttaaatttattgatgtggcagagaagattcctcatatgtacttcggtacattaaaataatatatattataataggaGGTATGCAGTACTGCAGTGGGATAGAATCTTAAAACAAGAAAcacaagttttacaaaatatcataagACACTAGTTTAACAAAAGTAATGTaaacttttttacttttttggtTTCTTAACTTCATTTTTTCTGATTTCAGATCTCAAATTTTGTTAGAGGGAGATAGAGAACATAAATCGAGTAAAAACAAAAATGACGTCACTTAGTCGCCTTCCCCCCAAAAAAATTGATTGTGATTTACCCATAAAGTGATTTATCAGGAGTCGacttattttataatgttaaatcATTGCattagaatgacaaggttctaatTGACTAACTACTTGTTTCGAGAAAAACTGCCTGAAAGTTTTTACTATCTTAGTTATCTTGATACAATCTCGACATTCTTCTGTTTTGCATACTGATCAACAAATGGCAGCTACATTGTTACATATAGAAGATCATCCTAAGATAAGGCCAATTTACACatgaaatcatttttttttaatcttgtcaTTCCAAGCCAACGAAATGTCTAAAATAGTGTTAAGAATGATAACGACCATacaccacagcctagtatatacagtcacgaagcttgagttgtgagggtgctaggaacaatagactgtgctggtactatttcgcattgtctgtattgAGGCGAtaatagtgatcctagtggtgagcagctatctatggctgcatatttactacatattgagcttcttgactgtgtatactagactgtgtttacaccttaaacaataaattatatgcTAATCCCTGGAAGTTCGCATACATCTTCCTTATTTTTTGTGAAAGTCTTCCATTTTTTTCTAaaacaaatctggcaaccttatcAAATGGAGCCAAATGAAACAACATAAGTCTCCAGAAGTCTTTGGTTCATAGCAGTAATTCTTATTTACAGAATTACATCCCAAATCGATAACTTCTATAAGCAGAAAGATGGCTGTGAATTACTTACAATAAGTAATGTAAAGTTAACTATTGTGAAGATGGAGCAAGAGGTGATATGATTTTTTTAAGTCTTTGTTATTTTAGTTACTGTGTAACATGTAGGGCCTATAATGAgaaattgagtagcttaatatcaaagacggacatctgacctcaattgaaatttagatagctgtggattttatacaatttttcatgctctttccagttatagtgaaaccatatgcaaactctaacactacatttataaaataaattgtgttaaatattacaaagaacactgtgaattaaaaaattgcgtCTAGATAAAAACTATGAAGacaacagatgtccgtctttgatattacgCTACTCAATTCTATTATGTTTTTCTGTCTTAATTTTATATGTTCAAAAGTTGCACTTATAAAATATGATACTGTATTTATAGCAGTGATATGTATTcagtaatattttcttttcagcCTGGAGAATCGTTACATAACAAAGCTTTGGCAAGACTGTCCAGTCACCCAAATGTGTCAACACATGTCAGTCAGTTTCATAGTAAGTTTCCAACATGGAATCTTACACTACCACAAATACTTTTGAGCcttggaaaaaagaagaagaagaaaagcaaaaatTCGAAAGGAAGCGAAAGTGACAAGAAAACAATTACGAAACCTTCCAAAGAAACAAACGTGCAGGGAAGCTGTAATGTTTCTGATGGTGAAAACGTCAACCCACAAACATCTGTTAATTTGTGTGAAGACAGTGAAGAAGATTCTTCTGCCGAAATACAGAAAGTTGCAAAAAacatgacaaagaaagaaagtaaaaaaggaTCAATTAAAGTAGGCGTACTGGATAGTGAAGCAGGGATCATAATTGCAAAGAAAAGCTCAgcagaggtgaagaagttcactGAACATTTGGCAGCTGTGAACAGCTGCGATGAAAATACTGAATCGGATGAAAATGTTGAATCTACATTTCCTCCTGCAGAAGGCACCACTGTAGATCCCTTCTTTGTGTGTGTAGATGGTGAAACTGAATACTTGACTAATATCAAAGTAGAAACTAGGGAGAGTGATGAAactaacaaacaaaataaaactaaagtacaaaaacACTTCTCGTGGAATAAGAACGATGATAAACAGGAAAATCGaatggaaagaagaaaaatgcgTGAATATAAACCTAAAAATCCAAATTTCAGAAGTTTCCAGCAGAGAACTTCAGTGTTTAAATATAATTCTGGAGAAAAGAGAAAACAGCCAGTCTTTGTGAAAAAGACGAAGGAGGATGGCCGTGAGAAGCAGATCTCCAAAGCaggtatttaataatatttagagAGAAAATCCTAAGAGGATAGTTGCCCTTTTTGAAGAGATGCCAGTTAATACAGCCTCATTGATTAATTCAGTGAAAAatgttataaagtaaatattgtcGCTGCGTCTCCAAAATTTGCTACatgctttttaaatattttgcaggaggaagaaaaagctttgttacttttaattcccttgatattctaagctattttctctaaattttcgTCATTTATCATGTAATGCTTGAAATTATACCGATAGTagatttgaaaatcaagggactTAAGAGtgacaatgattttttttttcattcggcTGCAAAATCTTATTAAAAACACAGTGAAATTTAGGGGCACAGcgacaatatattatattttataataggtactattatttatttaaaatatagtgACTATAATGTAATCTTAAATCATTACAATTTTATAAGCATGTTAAAACAGGCAACTACCTCTTTAGGGTTTGATTtagttgaaatatagtaaaacctCACTATTTCGGACTTAATTAACTCAGAATTCGTGATAATTCAGATTGTTTTTCATTGCGTAGTAAAACATCACAGTATTGTGCCAGGCTTTAATTTACATGGAATGAATCGTCATAATTCGACAAATATTTGAGACTGTAGGCCagtggtgaccaaagcgggtgtcgtgattacatcgtgtaatcacagacattcaaacaggtacgaggagtttcctgtacattgctgtgtgtttcattcacatactgaaggcaagcagtggtggtatcatgtcgctctacaaactctgtctctacaagcagtaaggggtggtttcgtaaagaatgaggaggagaactgttttgttgttctgtcggacaaaatgtaatatgtttgctcaacagttcaattaggagtatatagaaatattaattgccacattgaataatgtattattattattattattattattattattattactactactactactactactactactactactactactactactactactcctgctgctgctgctcactaagtatgtgtttctataattattctgtacgtgcatgaatattgatatttttagatcttctccctagaaggataaaattttaggttttaatcttcttaatctttagatgagggtaactatttattagttattcatttaataatgatatattagaaaaactgattcagtattacgtgccaatgaactgttaaacaccaggaattgacatgtcttaaatcatagccaggaagagaaagatgagataaataaatgtaaggaagtcagctacctaatggagtttgaaatatctcgtgctctaaagccttttaatacaacaaaatttctcaaaagagtaatgattaaaatagcttaataagtttttattttgaaaaactacgaatttctcgaccaagtatcgagagaagaatttagaaaattcctgcttatattcaagaggaagattaaaaaaagaagcaagaaaaatcgtatatcattcactggctcttgatgacagcagtgacattactgatacagcaaagcttgagatttttatccgcgggattgatcaagatgtcagtacaggaaccaccactggttgtagttttcatgccaagtactttTCCTCCGTATCCTTACTTcacaggctgtctgtcgcatgtaatcactgcagctcgagttttggtcactgcTGCTGTAGGCTATAAGAATTTATTCTGAACTAGacactttgttattttctttgtatGCATTACATAGACATTAAATTATTAGGTAGTGACAtttcgttttgaagattttgtgtttgaaattgtgcCATGTATTATCTACGAACACTGAATACATGTTAGAATGAGAGGTAGTATTACATTTCACGTCAAGGCTATTTATTGCACATGTAATATCGAATGCACTCTCTCCAAAGTATTATCTTACATTAAAAGAGATGTGTCGGCAAGTGATAAAAGAACAGTGCAGAAAAGTATCTCAACCAAAAATAAGTTTCTTCTTGAAACCATTACCAACAAATGTTGGGGATGACAATATTGCCTTGGCTTCAATCAAGGCAGTGCCGTCTCTTGGACTGCTGTGGATATAGTAATGTGGATTCAGATAACAGCAATAAATAAGTGGCACAGTATCATTCTAAATGTATGAAGTTCCAGTATAGACTTTTTCATTTTTAAGATATGTatgagccaccggtgtagctcactcagttaaggtgcttgcctccggtctgaagttgcgttcgggcgtgggttcgatccctgcttgggctgattacttggttgggttttttccgaggttttccccaaccataatgtgaatgcaaggtaatctatggtgaatcctcggcctcatctcgccaaatatcatctcactatcatcaatctcatcgatgctaaataacctagtagttgatacagcgtcgttaaataaccaactaaaaaaaatatatatgtatagtaCAGTAGTTTATCATCAAGTGTTGTAGCTTTGAATATTACATCTTTAATCTGTTTAATCctattttattttgactattacacttttactacgtcatactacttttgaccaatcaaacggtacaaaaggacgtctttcaatcaatcatggctgcttatcacacgattttatcgcgtccctagcatttgtttaattttattgcttccctagcatttgtttatttttatcactatcctagcatttgtttctttgtttgtcaacatttgaaactgcactggtctggacgtcaaaaaaaaaaaaaaattataaagcactccagtcgatgcacagcagtttcaaacatgactcacattggcattcaagaacaagaattaataaagatcactggtcatagctatgcatcttccctgaaatcctatttacaaataaattaagagcaccattcgcaaatcctgaataagttgaggaatacaccatgtacatcgagttccacttcttttacgcacacgtccaatataacatgaaCTGAACcaacaaccactaaaacattcaaatttgaaaattgtattttcaataattgttccttttaaaattattcatgtttattttttattttatcatccttaattaaaacttttctaacacttgtttatattatttagattatgttatagcttctgctatatgatattatgaatagtcacttattagagattgtttaatactaagatttattgaaaatcatctgtcaagtgatgttgattactgggatccggataattgaagtggaatgtaactgttttcataaaaacataactgaatcaacaaagacttcttgactagtaaccgtccacagagttcaatgaagattctatagttggcacaactgataacaagaaaacagctaatcataacacattactaccatctagtgtaatatttgtaatgttgagatggtacaataatacatttgaagacagttgtattttcgtaagtcaattaatattttattgtattggagtacttcattactactgatctttatatactttcttctaatcgtggaatagtcaattaaattccactcgagttttgattttctctagataaatcaaacctctagtgagattactgtcgataacatttgttgtttttatattaaatatactgtacagcATTTCAGATAATATGCTCATCTAGCTTTTATTTAACCATTAGGGTACACACATGCGCTGTTATATCCTTTGTTATAACTTTGGAGAACTAttttagaaaacattttataattcGAACCAGGTCTTGCCCGTATTACTCCGAAATAGTGAGGGTTTACTCAATACTATGCAAATGATTATGTACAATATGGAGATAATCTCGAAggatatttaggcctatacataaacattttatagtactgTTGGAGAGATTGTGCCAAAAAATTGAAGGCAGTTAACATAGAATTTGGAAATGATTCCTTGAACTGCAAATAATCCTATCGCCTTGTatgtaatgattttatatttttctcttgggTATTGGCAACAGAGTATAatgtttcttatttttctctgtccACTTCCTTCGCATGATCACAGTCATCATTGAAACAGACTGTTGGTTCAATCACCAGtgcatttccttatttatttataatgattTATCGATAAGCTTCAATTAGGAATAAGCTCTTATTTGCAGCATTAATGGCAAAATGAAACCACTTATTTATTATGAAAGAGAATAATAGAATTCCAAGCTACCTTCCTGAATGATTTGTCTTTCTGGCAGTCCTGATTTTCATGCAGTTAACATTCCTATAAGGCAGTTATCGTGAAATTTGTACTCccgatgacatcactggacgcaagttGCAATACATATGAGGTAATATCAATtgaggagtatagagcactctGTTCAGATTCCggtggcggactctcaacccaaCCATCTGACTTGGACTACACGTTaatgatttatagatggacagattatattttatttcaccttaatTTTTACTGTGTCACAACAAggtaggaaaatacgtcacaatttaccactcttaatacaactcgtaaattttcatctgttagtcacgatctttgtttagattttacaagttttcatTCAAAAAACAATTGTTCGGAAATGTACTGAATGTAGAGTTAAATAGTAGCAGCAGGCGACCTAAGATAGGACTatacaatatttttatatgaagagcattttaaataaactaagccagtcttgtgtgttatacaatggcaacattttatgtcctcacttatttccacCTCTCTTAATAACACATTGGTCCACCTAGTAGTCTTTTTTAAAGTCATATTTTGAGTCCCATCTGTTGCTTTTAGTTCATAttaatttcttctatatattttcttcatgcttggaataactcttctcctgttgtatttcctttaagtacaatgacatcgagcaaatattcttacacagagagagatccttcgtaactccaCGGGTGAAAATTACCAATTCTGCTGTATCAAATCTTTGTTTCCACCTAAAGTGAGAGATTAGACCAGAACTTgatgcatctttgattttatttctcgttcagttagtgtttcaatatcccttctcCTTCTTTGTAGTGTCTGTGTgtataatttcatactgttaaaaacatcagattatttgggataaataatgttagcaactttattgaattctctttcattatagcacttcaatgatttttgctatttccaaagcaataacataacttgccTGGAGTTCCTTTCACTCATATCTGGtttcatcatattgtaacttttatacaaaacaagactgtaacttttattcaaaagaacaataaccactttctatacttgaatgtaaacactcccgtgaacaatgggatttccactccacacagtaacacagtattcgttattgcactccacagacgacaatgacaatttacttggactattgagaacaacaatgtactgctaatcttaactaatgttcacaaagcactatttacaacatagtcagttctcagttcacagttcttctagctcagtcactcgggttcacagtatctcgaaccccagaccttcagagacagtccactgaacttcgaactcaggtcccccaactgcggtccactgcactcacacaagtcgaactccagtctcgaagctggcttcactgctacactgaCTGGTTGACCAAAACTGACGACTGCAACTGCAACTAATCACTGCTCACTGCTCtcttatttataactaaaccatagtttccagaaagtaCGATTTCTACAGATGCCGAGAATATGGCGCCTTTCTAGGCtcctctggatttctcccctcagttgcaggcgcattacttccccctctctgcgCGGAACAGCGTGCTGTCATCCCCCTTACATCGTGCCACACCGTAGGGACCAGCGTTTCATCTCCCCTCAGCACTCCACGGAGCTTGCTTCTGCCAGCCGCGCACAAAGTTCCCCAAAGCGCCGAGATTATTCGGTCTGCCGTCACAATATTTTAGCACTGAAactattatttaaatttgttttttttttttatgttttaattgcttcacCCCATTCAGctctacgaaaagaaaattaattttatccttATTTTTTACTGTATACATTTTCATCTATaaattacattggatatgttcatgcttccctaatttcgtgataatcaTTATGACATGTGTTGTAATGTCTCTCGATGTTTGgaaattttagaacacaagagacatctacattgtcaccatatgcacaacaaatactgttcctctcagtcttccttaaggggttaggtacagcttacagcagtaaaatttttggaaatattcaacaattttttcctccattactgtatcttgtacaataatggaaattggtatttgtaaaacactgtccttttgctatatatatatatatatataaataaataaattcaaaacgGGGCagttactgtgcagtgatgaagcatttcccttatAACTcttaaacttattaactttttcatgttgtctctcttttattttattgctgaaactcatgtttacaatatcatgctctttcaactacattccttaataaataatatatattttttattttgtgttagaagaaaatactgatatttgaccattttttaaaatgaatttattttttatcagataatctatcaaacatagagaagtgattttgcatcatattgtagatatgacatgcataaatacacacaaaaaatttcatcacagaatgttcgatactttctaagttatgagggaaacgcttcatcattgcacagtgaatttttaattttgaaaaaaatataaatattttttttaaatcgtaaaaatatgtttatcatatagcagaaggacagtgttttatacatactaattttcattattgtagaagatacagtaatggaggaaaaaaatgttaaacatttccaaaatgttactcctttaagctgtactgAACCCGTTAAACACacgaaggttttgagaaagaagcaatttAAATCTAAGCAGGTAACCCGCCATTGATAGATGCATGTGTGCTGGAGTTGAATGGAAGGGAGGaatgaagcaaagacagtttattGTGCTGTCCCTGTGACGTCTCTATTGTTAGTGATCACACTATAAGGcataagtaatatttttaaagtaCGGTTTTAGAAATCTATATGTTTGCGTTTATAGCAGGTATGAAGATTTTTCTCAGAAGCAACCAAGAGAAATTtgtcttaaattaattacattgaaGGTTAAACCTACACATGTTTTTGGTACATTGCAAGTCACTTTTCACGTTCATTGCCAATATCAGAAACACTCAGCCCTGCCAATAACTTGTGAATCTACTCAACTTGATATTGGTTTCATTAAACTACTGCATTTCCCATTCACGACTTAGCCTTGCAAGTGAACCAGTTatagatagagaaatagatagatagacgagataaatagtttattttgcaaa
It encodes:
- the Rlb1 gene encoding serum response factor-binding protein 1 isoform X1 → MDKLTVNTQIVSMRREVRRARVHVINKLVRESKKLKNKNGSEEQKKKNERKAERFMEEVFIIKKLKDDEISKFALCNTRPASEILSDPGESLHNKALARLSSHPNVSTHVSQFHSKFPTWNLTLPQILLSLGKKKKKKSKNSKGSESDKKTITKPSKETNVQGSCNVSDGENVNPQTSVNLCEDSEEDSSAEIQKVAKNMTKKESKKGSIKVGVLDSEAGIIIAKKSSAEVKKFTEHLAAVNSCDENTESDENVESTFPPAEGTTVDPFFVCVDGETEYLTNIKVETRESDETNKQNKTKVQKHFSWNKNDDKQENRMERRKMREYKPKNPNFRSFQQRTSVFKYNSGEKRKQPVFVKKTKEDGREKQISKAGNDGPVHPSWEAKKKLKDQQHAIFAFQGKKIKFDDD
- the Rlb1 gene encoding serum response factor-binding protein 1 isoform X2 is translated as MDKLTVNTQIVSMRREVRRARVHVINKLVRESKKLKNKNGSEEQKKKNERKAERFMEEVFIIKPGESLHNKALARLSSHPNVSTHVSQFHSKFPTWNLTLPQILLSLGKKKKKKSKNSKGSESDKKTITKPSKETNVQGSCNVSDGENVNPQTSVNLCEDSEEDSSAEIQKVAKNMTKKESKKGSIKVGVLDSEAGIIIAKKSSAEVKKFTEHLAAVNSCDENTESDENVESTFPPAEGTTVDPFFVCVDGETEYLTNIKVETRESDETNKQNKTKVQKHFSWNKNDDKQENRMERRKMREYKPKNPNFRSFQQRTSVFKYNSGEKRKQPVFVKKTKEDGREKQISKAGNDGPVHPSWEAKKKLKDQQHAIFAFQGKKIKFDDD